The Flavobacteriales bacterium genome has a segment encoding these proteins:
- a CDS encoding glycosyltransferase: MATNFIPGLVSVVIPAYNQERFIAETLQSVLDQSYTNLEVVISDDASTDRTCDIIRGFADRDARIRPLFSEKNQGISQNFNRAFDHCQGEFTAFLGGDDVMLPGKIETQVNLLKVQPDVVLCHHDMIMFDSETGAEIKKLSDDGKVPEDPLDWVLPVNWFFGKKMSGVLPSSCLARSEYYLHGRYPTDFKFKHELLFTLDDYAANPSGKWHYLPEVLGRYRIHDGNFSFQPENRMLIREENERMCAMALERYPQLKKRIRSHRNYRRFLDLVFDRDADAELKRLFLAQATASQKIYLRFCRWLNKSGLLFTFFKPVRFYYYLRGHR, encoded by the coding sequence ATGGCAACCAACTTCATACCAGGTCTGGTCAGTGTGGTGATACCCGCATATAACCAGGAACGATTTATTGCTGAAACGCTGCAGAGTGTGCTGGATCAGTCATACACGAACCTTGAGGTAGTGATTAGTGATGATGCTTCCACCGATCGTACATGCGATATCATTCGCGGGTTTGCTGATCGTGATGCCCGTATCCGACCGCTTTTTTCGGAGAAGAATCAGGGCATCTCTCAAAACTTTAACCGCGCTTTTGATCATTGCCAGGGAGAGTTTACCGCATTTCTCGGAGGCGACGATGTGATGTTGCCGGGGAAGATTGAAACACAGGTAAATCTTCTGAAGGTGCAACCCGATGTGGTGTTGTGTCATCATGATATGATCATGTTCGACAGTGAAACGGGTGCGGAAATCAAAAAGCTTTCCGATGATGGCAAGGTGCCGGAAGATCCGTTGGATTGGGTGTTGCCGGTAAACTGGTTTTTCGGAAAAAAGATGTCCGGGGTCCTGCCTTCTTCATGCCTGGCACGCTCAGAATATTATCTACACGGCCGCTATCCAACGGACTTCAAATTCAAACATGAACTCCTGTTTACACTGGATGATTATGCGGCCAATCCTTCCGGCAAATGGCATTACCTTCCCGAGGTACTGGGTCGATACCGGATTCATGACGGGAATTTTTCCTTCCAGCCAGAGAACCGTATGCTGATCCGTGAAGAGAATGAACGCATGTGTGCCATGGCACTGGAACGTTATCCTCAACTTAAAAAGAGGATCCGGTCCCATCGCAACTACCGCCGCTTTCTTGACCTGGTCTTTGACCGCGATGCCGATGCCGAACTGAAACGGTTATTTCTGGCGCAGGCAACCGCCTCTCAAAAGATTTATCTGCGCTTTTGCCGGTGGCTGAATAAATCCGGTTTGCTGTTTACTTTTTTCAAACCGGTCCGATTCTACTATTATCTTCGCGGTCATCGATAG